The nucleotide window GGCACGGCGGACGGCACGCCCGTCCAGCTCTGGGACTGTGCGGGCGTGCCCGCCCAGCGGTGGACGGTGACCGGGGCCCGCGACATCGTGAACCCCCAGGCGAACAAGTGCCTGGACGTGACGGGCAACAACTCCGCCAACGGCACCCGGCTGCAGCTGTGGACCTGCACGGGCGCGGCCAACCAGAAGTGGACGGTCGGCTGACGGAGCCGGCAAGGCCGACAGGACAGCGCTCCTGAGCAGCACAGCACAGCACCAAGGATCAGCCGGTCGGCGCGGAGGGCCGGCTGCGAGGAGCCCGGCCGGGGCCACCCGGCCGGGCTCCTCCCGTACGCGCCCCGCCGGCCGCCGTGCGGAGTGGGCCGGGCTGGACCACGCTGGAGGCACAGATCCGGAATCGGGCGGCCCTCCCGCGCGTACCGGCCCGCCGGCGCGGTACCCGGGGATCAAGGACAGCACGACACAGCACGACGAAGGGACAGCGTATGGAGCGGGCGGCCGTGTTCGACGTGGACGGCACTCTCGTCGACACCAACCACCTCCATGTGACGGCCTGGTGGGAGGCGTTCCGGCAGGCCGGGCACAGGGTGTCGATGCACGCCGTCCACCGGGCGGTGGGCCTCGGCTCCGACGACCTGATCGCCCACCTGCTGGGCGAGGACCGGGACCCGGCGCAGGACGACACGATCAGCGCCGCCCACAAGGCCCTCTACGGCACGTACTACGAACGGCTGCCCGCGCTGCCGGAGGCGGCAGACCTGCTGCGGCGCCTGGACCGCGACGGCTGGGCCGTCGTGCTCGCCACCTCCGCCGGCGGACCGGAGCTGGCGGCGCTGCGCCGGGCCATCGACGCCGACGACGTCATCAGGGCGACGGCGAGCTCCGACGACGTCGAGGAGGGGAAGCCCGCGCCGGAACCGGTGCGGCACGCCCTGGAGCTCGTCGGGGCCGCCGCCGAGCACTCGGTCTTCGTCGGTGACACGGTCTGGGACATGCGCGCGGGCTCCCGGGCGGGGGTCCGCTGTGTGGGGGTGCTGTGCGGCGGCATCCCGCGGGGAGACCTGGAGGAGGCCGGGGCGAGCGCCGTCTACCGGGATCCGGCCCATCTCCTGGCGTCCCTGTCCGGCAGCCCGCTGGCGGCCGGGGGCCGGGCCGGCGTCCCCGCCGCGGACGGACCGTGACGTACGTCACGGTCCACACCTCCCCGACCTGGGAACACTCGCCAGTAGTTTCCCGTTAAATCAGCTGTGGGTGCGGATGGGACAGTGTCCCCGGGCCTCACCTTCCGCCCACAGGGAAGATCGTTCGGCTGAAGCCCTGTGGAGCACACCGCCGAGAGGCGACCGCCATCCGTGGCCACCCACAGACGGCCCCGACCGCGATTCCCCCGTCCGGTCGGGGCCTTTCCCGTTCCCTCGGCGCGGCACCGGCCCGCCTTGACTTCGAGTGCGCTCCCATCCGTAACGTCGGCCGTATGACCACTGCACAGCACAAGATCGGTTCGGGCTTCGGCCGCCGGAGCACCGCGGACGACGTACTCGCCGGCATCGACCTCACGGGACGGCTGGCCGTCGTCACCGGCGGCTACTCGGGGCTCGGTCTGGAGACGACACGCGCCCTCGTCAGGGCGGGCGCCCGGGTCGTCGTACCCGCGCGGCGCCGCGCGGCCGCCGAGGAGGCGGTCGCCGGTGCCGAGGGCGTCGAGGTGGACGAGCTGGACCTCGGCGACCTGGACAGCGTCCGGGCGTTCGCCGACCGGTTCCTCGCCTCGGGCCGCACCATCGACCTCCTCATTGACAGCGCCGCGGTCATGGCCTGCCCCGAGACCCGGGTCGGCCCCGGCTGGGAGGCCCAGTTCGCGATCAACCACCTGGGCCACTTCGCGCTGGCCAACCGGCTCTGGCCGGCGCTCGCCGCGGGCGGCGCGCGGGTCGTCTCCGTCTCCTCGACCGGCCACCACGCCTCGGACATCCGCTGGGACGACCCGCACTGGAAGCGCGACGCCTACGACAAGTGGGCGGCCTACGGACAGGCGAAGACGGCCAACGCGCTGTTCGCCGTCCAGCTCGACGTCCTGGGCAGGGACTCCGGCGTACGGGCCTTCTCGGTGCATCCCGGCGGCATCCTCACACCCCTCCAGCGGCACCTGCCCCGGGAGGAGATGATGGAGCGCGGCTGGATCGACGAGAACGGCGCCCTGCTCGTCCCCGAGGCCTTCAAGACCCCGGAGCAGGGCGCGGCCACCCAGGTGTGGGCGGCGACCTCGCCGCGGCTGTCCGGCATGGGCGGCGTCTACTGCGAGGACTGCGACATCGCCGAGGTCGCCGTGCCCGACGGCGAGCGGGTGGGCGTGCGCGCGTACGCGGTCGACCCGGCGTCGGCGGCCCGGCTGTGGGCCCTGTCCGCGGAACTCACCGGCGTCGACGCCTTCGCCTAGACCCTCCGCGTCCGCCCGCCCGGACGGCCGGGCGGGCGGACGCGGAGGCGGGCGGGCGGACCGGCGGCTCAGGCGGGGGACTCCTGCGGTTCCGGGTCCTCGGGGTGGACGGTGCTCGTGCCCGGGTCGCCCTGCCGCCCCGTGCCCGCCTCGTCCGTGTCGGGTACGCGGGCGCCGGACGCGCCACTGTCCGGGCGGGCCCGCGCACCCGGCTCCGGCCCCTTCCCGTTCCCGCCGGACTCCTCGCCCTGTCCCGAGCCCTCGTCCTGCTCGAAGCCGGGCGGTGTGACGACGTCCCAGGGGTCCTCGCCCTCCTGGACCTGCTGGTCCGGCAGGTCCCGGGGGACGGGTCCGTCGTTCTCCTCGGGCGTCGTCCTGGTCCCGTACTCACTCACGGTGCGCTCCCCTCCTCGTCGGGCGGAAATGCCTCGTCGGCAAGGGTGCGGGTACCTGCCGGAAGGCCCCGTCAAACCCCTCCGCCCGCCCCGCGCTCCTCAGTGCGGGGCCCGCTCCTCCAGTGCCGTGCGCCAGGCCGGCGGCGGGGTGTCCCCCGGCCCCGGCCCCGTGCCCGCGCGCCGGCCGCCGC belongs to Streptomyces sp. V3I8 and includes:
- a CDS encoding HAD family hydrolase, whose protein sequence is MERAAVFDVDGTLVDTNHLHVTAWWEAFRQAGHRVSMHAVHRAVGLGSDDLIAHLLGEDRDPAQDDTISAAHKALYGTYYERLPALPEAADLLRRLDRDGWAVVLATSAGGPELAALRRAIDADDVIRATASSDDVEEGKPAPEPVRHALELVGAAAEHSVFVGDTVWDMRAGSRAGVRCVGVLCGGIPRGDLEEAGASAVYRDPAHLLASLSGSPLAAGGRAGVPAADGP
- a CDS encoding SDR family NAD(P)-dependent oxidoreductase, which codes for MTTAQHKIGSGFGRRSTADDVLAGIDLTGRLAVVTGGYSGLGLETTRALVRAGARVVVPARRRAAAEEAVAGAEGVEVDELDLGDLDSVRAFADRFLASGRTIDLLIDSAAVMACPETRVGPGWEAQFAINHLGHFALANRLWPALAAGGARVVSVSSTGHHASDIRWDDPHWKRDAYDKWAAYGQAKTANALFAVQLDVLGRDSGVRAFSVHPGGILTPLQRHLPREEMMERGWIDENGALLVPEAFKTPEQGAATQVWAATSPRLSGMGGVYCEDCDIAEVAVPDGERVGVRAYAVDPASAARLWALSAELTGVDAFA